The following proteins come from a genomic window of Zygotorulaspora mrakii chromosome 8, complete sequence:
- the PFD1 gene encoding prefolding complex chaperone subunit (similar to Saccharomyces cerevisiae PFD1 (YJL179W); ancestral locus Anc_1.159) has translation MSVSPIIQELTSNLRSSKAQLNVVTQQLDRLERQDMLAKVTATELESYPVDKVWRSCGKAFILQDKSKYVDDLKHDEVIVKDQSKALLIKKNYLETTVEKIVMNLRAALAKK, from the coding sequence ATGTCCGTATCACCAATAATTCAGGAGCTGACATCCAACTTAAGAAGCTCGAAGGCCCAATTGAATGTTGTTACCCAGCAACTGGATCGGTTAGAAAGACAAGATATGTTAGCAAAAGTTACTGCTACAGAACTAGAATCATATCCCGTAGACAAGGTATGGAGGTCCTGTGGTAAAGCATTCATTTTGCAAGACAAATCCAAATACGTCGACGATTTGAAACATGATGAAGTTATCGTTAAGGACCAAAGCAAGGCATtattgataaagaaaaattatctAGAAACAACTGTGGAAAAAATCGTAATGAATTTAAGGGCTGCTCTAGcgaaaaaatga
- the ATP12 gene encoding ATP synthase complex assembly protein ATP12 (similar to Saccharomyces cerevisiae ATP12 (YJL180C); ancestral locus Anc_1.158): MPQMHRFFSGSINSIKTGIIQHRCYVIPRSSYAPTLGGDSTIENNLKTETNRLSKTSQKFWKQVSIKEDGSKLLMQLDSKSILTPLGNPIVIDKDRRLLAMLLQKEWETLPNKSIKPHLLPLTSLVSRCIDLESVHGENGDPDLMAKIGGDREKIATDLLRYLDTDTLLIFSPHYEYEGALREAQNNLYLPLISTVEQFLKRYTPSEVNLRVLDSDTDGLRGNSQAASTREAAKKFLDSLSLWDLAVFENTVLTSKSFICGILMLQSKASLKPSRHLELNTEEIVRAATLEIIHQVERWGEVEDTHDVDKRDVRRKLHAAGIVAFRERG, from the coding sequence ATGCCGCAGATGCACCGCTTTTTCAGTGGGTCTATAAACTCCATAAAGACTGGAATCATACAACATAGATGCTACGTCATTCCCAGGTCTAGCTATGCTCCCACGTTGGGCGGAGATTCcaccattgaaaataatctAAAGACAGAAACCAATAGACTATCCAAGACAAGTCAAAAATTCTGGAAGCAGGTCTCAATAAAGGAAGACGGAAGTAAGTTGCTCATGCAGCTCGACTCAAAGTCTATTTTAACTCCCTTAGGCAATCCAATTGTGATTGACAAGGACAGAAGGCTACTGGCAATGCTGCTACAGAAAGAATGGGAAACATTGCCAAACAAGTCCATCAAACCACATCTCTTGCCACTTACTTCACTTGTGTCTCGTTGTATCGATTTAGAAAGCGTGCATGGTGAAAATGGGGACCCAGATCTCATGGCTAAGATTGGCGGCGATCGTGAAAAGATAGCGACTGATCTCTTACGTTATTTGGATACAGAcactcttttgattttctcgCCACATTATGAGTATGAGGGTGCTTTGCGAGAGGCACAGAATAATTTATATTTGCCTTTAATTAGCACTGTTGAGCAATTCCTTAAAAGATACACTCCGTCGGAGGTCAATTTGAGAGTTCTTGACTCTGATACTGATGGTTTAAGAGGTAATAGTCAGGCAGCAAGCACTAGAGAGGCagccaaaaaattcttagattctctttctttgtgGGACTTGgctgtttttgaaaatacaGTCTTGACATCTAAATCATTTATTTGTGGAATATTAATGTTGCAAAGTAAGGCATCCTTAAAGCCATCGAGACATTTAGAGCTTAATACCGAAGAAATTGTTCGAGCAGCGACATTAGAGATTATTCATCAAGTTGAAAGGTGGGgtgaagttgaagatacTCACGATGTCGATAAACGTGATGTACGCAGGAAGCTTCATGCAGCTGGGATTGTAGCTTTCCGAGAAAGAGGGTGA
- the RFA3 gene encoding Rfa3p (similar to Saccharomyces cerevisiae RFA3 (YJL173C); ancestral locus Anc_1.165) — protein MASETPRIDPCEVAHTQSPVFRIIAQVKGQPSESSLILSSPSEGNEMITLSDVKVSLNKHFEIDSWHEFICRSSDTGETGFLVLDSVPCILKENEQVSVDGIVALQRLAKQFPEIF, from the coding sequence ATGGCCAGTGAAACACCAAGAATAGATCCTTGTGAGGTTGCACACACTCAGTCACCCGTTTTCAGAATTATAGCGCAAGTTAAGGGTCAGCCAAGTGAGAGCTCATTGATTCTCAGTTCACCATCGGAGGGAAACGAAATGATAACGCTGAGCGATGTCAAAGTTTCGCTAAATAAACACTTCGAAATTGACTCATGGCATGAGTTTATATGCAGATCAAGTGACACCGGCGAAACGGGGTTTCTAGTGCTGGACTCTGTGCCCTGTATCTTGAAAGAGAATGAACAGGTGAGCGTAGACGGTATCGTAGCGCTGCAGAGGCTTGCCAAACAGTTCCCTGAAATATTTTAG
- a CDS encoding 60S ribosomal protein uL22 (similar to Saccharomyces cerevisiae RPL17B (YJL177W) and RPL17A (YKL180W); ancestral locus Anc_1.161) — MARYGATSTNPAKSASARGSYLRVSFKNTRETAQAISGWELQRAQKYLEQVLDHQRAIPFRRFNSSIGRTAQGKEFGVTKARWPAKSVKFVQGLLQNAAANAEAKGLDATKLYVSHIQVNQAPKQRRRTYRAHGRINKYESSPSHIELVVTEKDSQVEKAAEKKVVRLSSRQRGRIASQKRIAA; from the exons ATGGCTAGATACGGTGCTACCTCTACAAACCCAGCTAAGTCTGCTTCCGCTCGTGGTTCCTACTTGCGTGTTTCCTTCAAGAACACCAGAGAAACTGCTCAAGCCATCAGTGGTTGGGAATTACAAAGAGCTCAAAAATACTTGGAACAAGTCTTGGACCACCAAAGAGCTATCCCATTCAGAAGATTCAACTCCTCCATTGGTAGAACCGCTCAAGGTAAAGAATTCGGTGTCACCAAGGCTAGATGGCCAGCAAAGTCTGTCAAGTTCGTCCAAGGTTTGTTGCAAAACGCAGCTGCCAATGCTGAA GCTAAAGGTTTAGATGCTACCAAGTTGTACGTCTCTCACATTCAAGTCAACCAAGCTCCAAagcaaagaagaagaacctACAGAGCTCACGGTAGAATTAACAAATACGAATCCTCTCCATCTCATATCGAATTGGTCGTTACCGAAAAGGACAGCcaagttgaaaaagctgctgaaaagaaggtTGTTAGATTGTCTTCCAGACAAAGAGGTAGAATCGCTTCTCAAAAGCGTATTGCTGCTTAA
- the SWI3 gene encoding Swi3p (similar to Saccharomyces cerevisiae SWI3 (YJL176C); ancestral locus Anc_1.163) codes for MASSEVTENAEASSAQDEGSVSPKSETTVRESRESGAEGHADGCARVAGDAGASEAENDDDDANLFGEEDKSDDAKSVTGSVEAGQESEDRDGQEAADEAEDVEMAGGPVEAKERVEQPPLQPAENTTGGDGPAQERIDDDIQMVDVAPRESADLIDSGAKVSENTPSNPEGLYVEENGVPQTLGDVGLEPTSEVEAEPVVNAVEPKLLSEAMLQEKSETETQTETQTETQTETQSDEKSAVALAENPAVEPAGKLEVESAAKSEFTSEAELVDEAEPKAEEVELELKSEELEQNKDDAEENEESEQTVSKDMLIDNGSPETETKNDVKQLDPDSQKLAIPQSHEIVIPSYSKWFNLTKIHSIERQSLPEFFTNRIPSKTPQVYVKCRNYMVNSYRLNPNEYFSVTTARRNICGDSAAIFRVHKFLMKWGLINYQINASVLPKNVEPPFTGEYSTKHDAPRGLFPFESYKPSVQLPDMAKLKNMMDTNDTNSALHKYMTERKRKRDKESDLTHKMTDENTVKDEDEKNNSEIDKQENGDNSSGESSKGVKRPKVLEESASNDGWEISETQKLLKGIQEHGAEWYKVAKGVGTKSPEQCILKFLQLPIEDRFLHQNTNSSDLGPLKYAPHLPFSKSENPVMSTIAFLVGLVDPKSVQAMTNRAIKSTEDINNENLAQDTAKDGSEIAVASLGARSHIFATSEERQMNIISNELVNVQLQKIEAKLKLLGKIEASLGLEKRALQSEQEEVLVQRLAFTKYSGQVYEKLEKSIHILEDSEGGNDKLSTQLADLKNMLSNPPILSIGTAFGTSNSDDSTSLSAAADKVKSEDYVKPVSLDAPQFYRYWSA; via the coding sequence ATGGCAAGCTCCGAGGTGACAGAGAATGCGGAAGCAAGCAGCGCACAAGACGAAGGCAGTGTGAGCCCGAAGAGTGAAACAACCGTCCGCGAGTCGAGGGAGTCGGGAGCGGAAGGCCATGCAGATGGCTGTGCCCGTGTTGCTGGCGATGCTGGTGCTTCAGAAGCGGAGAACGACGACGATGACGCGAATCTCTTTGGCGAGGAGGACAAATCCGATGATGCGAAAAGCGTAACGGGCTCCGTCGAGGCCGGGCAAGAATCTGAAGATAGAGATGGGCAGGAAGCCGCTGATGAAGCCGAAGATGTGGAGATGGCAGGTGGGCCCGTGGAGGCCAAGGAGCGGGTGGAACAGCCGCCTTTGCAGCCTGCCGAGAATACCACAGGTGGCGATGGCCCTGCACAGGAACGAATAGACGATGACATCCAGATGGTGGACGTAGCGCCGCGGGAAAGTGCGGATTTGATCGATAGTGGCGCGAAGGTATCTGAGAATACACCAAGTAACCCTGAGGGACTGTATGTGGAGGAGAATGGCGTGCCGCAGACTCTAGGAGACGTCGGACTAGAGCCAACATCTGAAGTCGAGGCGGAGCCAGTAGTGAATGCAGTAGAGCCGAAATTGTTATCCGAGGCGATGTTACAGGAGAAATCTGAGACAGAGACGCAAACAGAGACGCAAACAGAGACGCAGACAGAGACACAGTCAGATGAGAAGTCGGCAGTGGCATTAGCAGAAAATCCAGCGGTGGAACCAGCTGGAAAATTGGAAGTGGAGTCAGCGGCAAAGTCGGAATTTACATCAGAGGCAGAGTTAGTGGACGAAGCGGAACCAAAAGCAGAAGAAGTAGAGCTAGAATTAAAATCAGAGGAGTTAGAACAAAACAAAGATGATGCAGAGGAGAATGAGGAAAGTGAACAAACTGTATCAAAGGATATGTTAATAGACAATGGCTCTCCGGAGACGgagacaaaaaatgacgTCAAACAACTAGATCCAGACTCTCAGAAGTTAGCAATTCCGCAATCACATGAGATTGTTATTCCAAGCTATTCGAAATGGTTTAATTTGACCAAGATACATTCAATTGAGAGACAGTCTCTACCCGAATTCTTCACTAATAGGATACCTTCAAAAACGCCACAAGTCTATGTCAAATGTCGTAATTATATGGTAAACTCATATCGATTGAATCCAAATGAGTATTTCAGCGTCACCACTGCAAGAAGAAATATATGCGGAGATTCAGCTGCCATTTTTAGGGTCCAcaaatttttaatgaaATGGGGATTAATAAACTATCAAATCAATGCCAGCGTATTACCAAAAAACGTAGAACCGCCATTCACAGGGGAATATTCTACTAAACATGATGCGCCAAGGGGATTATTCCCATTCGAAAGTTATAAACCATCCGTTCAGCTGCCCGATATGGCGAAATTAAAAAACATGATGGATACCAATGACACAAATAGTGCCCTGCATAAATATATGACAGAAAGGAAACGCAAGAGAGATAAAGAAAGCGATTTAACTCACAAAATGACTGATGAGAACACTGTtaaggatgaagatgaaaaaaataacagcGAAATTGATAAACAAGAGAACGGTGACAATTCATCAGGAGAATCATCGAAAGGGGTTAAAAGACCAAAAGTTTTGGAAGAATCAGCTTCCAATGATGGTTGGGAGATTAGTGAAACGCAAAAATTGTTAAAGGGAATTCAAGAGCATGGTGCAGAATGGTACAAAGTAGCAAAAGGAGTTGGTACGAAATCGCCAGAACAATGTATATTAAAGTTTTTACAGTTACCAATTGAGGATAGATTTTTGCATCAAAATACTAATAGTTCTGATCTTGGCCCTTTAAAATATGCCCCCCATCTGCCGTTTTCCAAAAGTGAAAATCCTGTTATGTCCACAATTGCATTCTTGGTAGGATTAGTGGATCCAAAATCAGTCCAGGCGATGACAAACCGAGCAATTAAGAGCACTGAGGATataaataatgaaaatttaGCTCAAGATACCGCAAAAGATGGATCTGAGATTGCGGTAGCATCTCTAGGGGCAAGGTCTCACATTTTTGCCACGAGCGAAGAAAGACAAATGAATATAATATCGAATGAACTGGTGAACgttcaattgcaaaaaattgaggcGAAATTAAAGCTATTAGGTAAGATTGAGGCTTCATTGggacttgaaaaaagagcacTGCAAAGTgaacaagaagaagttTTAGTGCAGAGATTGGCATTTACTAAATATTCTGGTCAGGTCTACGAAAAACTAGAGAAATCTATACACATTCTTGAAGATTCAGAAGGCGGGAACGATAAGCTATCAACTCAGCTAGCAGATTTAAAAAACATGTTATCTAATCCACCAATTTTGAGCATAGGTACGGCATTTGGGACATCGAATTCAGATGACTCTACCTCTTTATCAGCGGCAGCAGACAAGGTGAAATCTGAAGATTATGTCAAGCCAGTCTCGCTAGATGCTCCTCAATTTTATCGATATTGGTCCGCATAA
- the ATG27 gene encoding Atg27p (similar to Saccharomyces cerevisiae ATG27 (YJL178C); ancestral locus Anc_1.160) — MQFNRSWLLVSAVFMASCVMGLQCSSDRKLKKYQMEKPIHLKGKEISTPPSTYRMEYYINICELEAEGKPAECDADDVICSLQWVTLPDREEPELLRAIHVKNDNFDGVWNSNGYLSIQFDGIKWGDGKDIYWYLDFTCDLEMEEDEISSNADFGFYGSNYLNIEGPSGCVKKQYDNGHNNDPHYYRRDGHSWVFWPIIYIILFAAIYFIMRLYLNRSGSTFGEFCIESVERFKTIVVSLASFIQEILTKAFNRSSSQSGGYSAV; from the coding sequence ATGCAATTCAACCGGTCATGGCTTTTGGTGAGTGCGGTCTTCATGGCCAGCTGCGTAATGGGTCTTCAATGTTCATCAGATCGGAAACTGAAAAAGTATCAAATGGAAAAGCCTATCCATCTCAAGGGTAAGGAGATTAGTACACCACCAAGTACTTATAGAATGGAATACTACATAAATATCTGTGAATTGGAGGCAGAAGGAAAGCCGGCAGAATGCGATGCTGATGACGTGATATGTTCTTTGCAATGGGTCACTCTACCTGATAGAGAGGAACCAGAATTGTTAAGAGCTATTCatgtgaaaaatgataactTTGATGGTGTTTGGAATTCGAACGGTTACCTATCTATTCAATTCGATGGTATCAAGTGGGGTGATGGAAAAGATATATATTGGTATCTCGACTTCACCTGTGATCTGGAGATGGAAGAAGACGAGATCTCTAGTAACGCGGATTTCGGCTTCTATGGCAGTAATTACTTAAATATTGAGGGCCCTTCCGGCTGTGTCAAGAAACAGTATGACAATGGCCACAATAATGACCCTCATTACTATCGAAGGGATGGACACTCATGGGTTTTCTGGCCGATCATATACATTATTCTGTTCGCTGCgatatatttcattatGAGGCTATACCTTAATAGAAGTGGAAGCACGTTTGGGGAGTTCTGCATAGAGTCTGTGGAGCGTTTTAAAACGATCGTTGTATCTCTGGCGTCATTTATTCAAGAAATATTGACAAAAGCATTCAATAGAAGTTCTTCCCAAAGCGGTGGATATAGTGCTGTCTAA
- the KRE9 gene encoding Kre9p (similar to Saccharomyces cerevisiae KRE9 (YJL174W); ancestral locus Anc_1.164), whose amino-acid sequence MMLSFVRLAFLFSLLGAVLGDVTVVSPERGQTFSGSSGTVSITVEWMDNGAYPPTNRITSYDFTLNYGPNDNIDAVGPIRRRVAASDVTRSSNNVYSYTVSFRSDFCGNGQYYIQVFSAVDGSRDSYTINYSPRFRLTSMQGSTTFTYTDTTQPGGQTRAYTNTQTSSASIDTRSFTVPYPMQTGISRFAPMQLQPATRMTATTWTRRFTSSAVTYYSTFRTTLDQVTTITPGWSYTLPSGFNRASPALYPSQNGGGYDPKEKQSLSTRKINQPNRNGGSSSSSDTSSSSNS is encoded by the coding sequence ATGATGCTTAGTTTTGTGCGCTTGGCGTTTTTGTTTTCGTTGTTGGGAGCTGTTCTCGGTGATGTGACGGTGGTTAGTCCGGAACGGGGACAGACGTTCTCGGGAAGCTCGGGTACTGTCAGTATTACGGTGGAGTGGATGGATAACGGAGCGTATCCGCCAACTAACAGGATCACGTCGTATGATTTCACGTTGAACTATGGGCCAAATGACAATATTGACGCAGTTGGACCCATTAGAAGGCGTGTTGCGGCAAGCGATGTGACACGTTCGTCCAACAATGTGTACTCGTACACGGTTTCATTCCGATCCGATTTTTGCGGTAACGGTCAGTATTATATCCAAGTTTTCAGTGCAGTTGATGGGAGCCGTGATTCCTACACTATCAACTACTCTCCTAGATTTAGACTAACATCGATGCAGGGAAGCACGACGTTTACGTACACCGATACGACTCAACCGGGTGGTCAAACACGGGCGTATACCAATACACAGACTTCATCAGCAAGCATCGACACCAGATCTTTTACAGTCCCATATCCTATGCAAACAGGCATTTCCAGATTTGCGCCAATGCAACTACAGCCTGCTACAAGAATGACAGCAACTACGTGGACGAGAAGATTCACCTCAAGTGCTGTAACCTACTACTCTACATTCCGTACAACCTTAGATCAAGTGACCACCATTACTCCAGGTTGGTCTTACACGCTGCCTAGTGGTTTCAACAGAGCAAGCCCTGCTCTCTACCCATCTCAAAATGGTGGTGGGTACGACCcaaaggaaaaacaaagcTTATCTACACGAAAAATTAACCAACCAAATAGAAATGGGGGGTCCTCATCGAGCTCAGATACGAGCTCGAGCTCAAACTCTTAA
- the COY1 gene encoding CCAAT displacement transcription factor COY1 (similar to Saccharomyces cerevisiae COY1 (YKL179C); ancestral locus Anc_1.162), which translates to MDPAVYQHAYDLWSKVDLTVLQKQLDKDVIEIKEKETLSLESRKLLASETKKFKKLDIDEKLSQINKIIKQYQQEVDSLTKRSKNSEVILLDVYAKIAEAPDPKSLLRDSAVKLSKVDDTKVLQERIDTLEDKLAKYADYDTLKSRLLDLEQKSAETLVKRVSAKEQELNKTWEEKQRNWNGREDELVKQIEILRSSNEALEKKLSNGAPMAGNIETATAKFTNSSEYNILAQELEASQTRIFQLEKRNEELSGSLARATSEVEQELQLQAKDSKIMKLESENALLIASSDRNRKMHSKESTEIESQLKSLRAETDSYKSEITTLRMKLANFSDYNQLKQDLSALKRIEFGAEDDEEDGSQNHNGNEQLAGNGQIKMEASLVSANKRLQRNLAELRGKYAENEEEDRKLKTELMALKEKVNQLESSNKKLEMDLDKIEEVDLKFNDTASMMSGVTRQMNNRGGKLSPTSSIIGIPEEMEGPSIMGNNTILPIITKQRDRLRQRNSELEREMKRYGIDKKKIMNELTKLKNDNNGLYERIRYLSRNSNNNSKNNKNNLSNSDSNGSSHANINNNGNNDLISRLDAESQYSQVYEDSLNPLAKFKENEIEYYRKNRLSIWEKLFSSFAKIVLSNKVTRMLFLFYCVGLHCLIFMMSMYVINLSGYMTPEVGIKQSSNANLR; encoded by the coding sequence ATGGATCCGGCTGTATACCAGCATGCATATGATCTGTGGTCAAAAGTTGACCTAACGGTGTTACAGAAACAACTCGATAAAGATGTTATCGAAATAAAGGAGAAGGAAACTCTATCTCTAGAGTCAAGGAAACTCTTGGCGTCTGAAACGAAGAAGTTCAAAAAACTAGATATTGATGAGAAGTTATCACAGATCAATAAAATTATCAAGCAATATCAGCAAGAGGTTGATAGTTTGACAAAACGATCCAAGAACAGTGAGGTTATACTACTGGATGTGTATGCAAAGATTGCCGAAGCCCCTGATCCTAAGTCACTATTGCGAGACTCTGCTGTGAAATTGAGCAAGGTTGATGATACCAAGGTATTGCAGGAACGAATAGATACTTTAGAAGACAAGCTAGCCAAATATGCAGATTATGATACTTTAAAATCCAGGTTACTAGACCTTGAGCAAAAATCGGCAGAAACGCTGGTTAAAAGAGTGTCTGCAAAAGAGCaagaattgaataaaaCCTGGGAAGAAAAGCAGAGAAATTGGAACGGAAGGGAAGATGAACTTGTAAagcaaattgaaattttgcgTAGCAGTAATGAAGCATTGGAGAAAAAGTTGTCTAATGGTGCACCTATGGCTGGAAATATTGAAACTGCGACGGCAAAGTTCACCAATTCCTCTGAATATAATATTCTAGCTCAAGAACTTGAAGCGTCGCAGACCcggatttttcaactggAGAAGCGCAACGAAGAACTGAGTGGTTCGCTAGCCAGAGCTACTAGCGAGGTGGAACAGGAATTGCAATTGCAGGCTAAGGATTccaaaataatgaaattagAGAGTGAAAATGCTTTACTCATTGCATCATCCGATCGGAATCGTAAAATGCATTCAAAGGAGAGCACTGAGATAGAGAGCCAATTAAAATCTTTGAGGGCTGAAACGGATTCATACAAGTCAGAAATAACCACATTAAGAATGAAACTAGCTAATTTCTCAGATTACAATCAATTAAAACAAGATTTATCGGCACTGAAGAGGATCGAGTTTGGTGCTGAGGATGACGAGGAGGATGGCAGCCAAAACCATAACGGAAATGAGCAATTGGCAGGAAATGGCCAAATTAAAATGGAGGCAAGTTTAGTTTCAGCAAATAAAAGACTGCAAAGAAATCTAGCAGAATTACGTGGCAAATATGCTGAGAACGAGGAGGAAGATAGAAAACTGAAAACTGAATTAATGGCATTGAAGGAGAAGGTGAATCAATTGGAATCTTCGAATAAAAAACTTGAGATGGATCTCGATAAGATCGAAGAGGTGGATCTTAAATTTAATGATACAGCAAGTATGATGTCAGGCGTCACACGTCAGATGAATAATAGAGGTGGTAAGTTGTCACCCACTAGCTCAATTATAGGTATACCTGAGGAGATGGAGGGCCCTTCGATCATGGGTAACAACACAATTTTACCAATCATTACGAAGCAAAGAGATAGATTACGCCAGAGAAATAGTGAACTGGAAAGAGAAATGAAGCGTTATGgcattgataaaaaaaagataatgaaTGAACTGAcgaagctgaaaaatgaCAATAATGGCCTCTACGAACGTATACGTTACTTATCGAGAAACagcaataataatagtaaaaataataaaaataatcTGAGTAATAGTGACAGTAATGGCAGTAGTCATGCcaatatcaacaacaacgGTAATAATGATTTGATTTCCCGTTTGGATGCGGAATCTCAATATTCACAAGTCTATGAGGATTCATTGAACCCATTAgccaaattcaaagaaaatgagatcGAATACTACAGGAAGAACAGACTATCGATATGGGAAAAATTATTTTCCAGTTTTGCTAAAATAGTTTTATCAAACAAGGTGACCAGGATGctgtttttattttattgcGTTGGTCTACACTGTTTAATATTCATGATGTCCATGTACGTGATAAATTTAAGTGGTTACATGACACCAGAAGTTGGTATTAAGCAATCAAGTAACGCAAATTTGAGATGA